A genome region from Flavobacterium sp. CFS9 includes the following:
- a CDS encoding DUF3109 family protein codes for MFQLGKTIISEDILEKEFVCNLSACKGACCVDGDAGAPLNEAETKILEEIYPKVKPFLRKEGIAAIEAQGTWVKGTDGDLETTLIDNKDCAYVIFDGKTALCGIEQAYNQGIVDWKKPVSCHLYPIRVKDFTEFAAVNYDKWDICDDACSLGKELEVPVYKFVKEALIRRFGQDWYLELEKVAEELKKS; via the coding sequence ATGTTTCAATTAGGGAAAACCATTATTTCAGAAGATATTCTTGAGAAAGAATTTGTGTGCAACTTGTCAGCTTGTAAAGGGGCTTGCTGTGTTGATGGAGATGCCGGTGCCCCTTTGAATGAAGCTGAGACTAAAATTCTGGAAGAAATCTATCCGAAAGTAAAACCTTTCCTGCGAAAAGAGGGGATTGCTGCCATCGAAGCTCAGGGAACCTGGGTAAAAGGAACGGATGGTGATCTTGAAACGACTCTGATTGATAATAAAGACTGTGCTTATGTTATTTTTGATGGCAAGACTGCGCTTTGCGGAATTGAACAGGCATACAATCAGGGAATCGTAGATTGGAAAAAACCTGTTTCCTGTCATTTATATCCAATTCGTGTGAAAGACTTTACAGAGTTCGCTGCTGTAAATTATGACAAGTGGGACATTTGCGACGATGCCTGTTCTTTAGGTAAAGAGTTGGAAGTTCCGGTGTATAAATTTGTCAAAGAAGCGCTAATTCGCCGCTTTGGACAGGACTGGTATTTGGAGCTTGAAAAAGTCGCAGAAGAACTCAAAAAATCGTAG
- a CDS encoding dCMP deaminase family protein: protein MKKKKLNKYDKAYLRIAKEWSLLSYCKRKQVGAIIVKDRMIISDGYNGTPSGFENCCEDEEGLTRWDVLHAEANAILKVARSTQSCEGATLYITLSPCKECSKLIHQSGIKRVVYHDGYRDDSGIQFLIKAGVEVEHIPVLEE from the coding sequence ATGAAGAAAAAAAAATTAAATAAATACGACAAAGCCTATCTGCGGATTGCCAAAGAATGGAGTTTATTGTCGTATTGCAAACGAAAGCAGGTAGGTGCCATCATTGTAAAAGACCGGATGATTATTTCGGATGGATACAATGGTACCCCGTCTGGTTTTGAAAATTGCTGCGAGGATGAAGAAGGATTAACCCGTTGGGACGTTCTTCATGCTGAGGCAAACGCAATTTTGAAAGTGGCGAGATCAACGCAATCCTGTGAAGGAGCAACGTTGTATATTACGCTTTCGCCTTGCAAAGAATGCAGTAAATTAATACATCAGTCGGGTATAAAAAGAGTGGTGTATCATGACGGATATCGTGATGATTCCGGAATTCAGTTTTTAATAAAAGCAGGTGTCGAAGTCGAACATATTCCTGTTTTAGAAGAGTAA
- a CDS encoding helix-turn-helix transcriptional regulator yields MNVIVGNKLKILRKNKRLSQEEVADFLHISQSAYARMESGESSSWANHILSICEIFGIIPEDLLKVEHKKQGMNGEGSATTTAHLSGKIIEEYEERIKELRQTIRDLKKV; encoded by the coding sequence ATGAATGTAATTGTAGGAAACAAGCTTAAAATACTTCGGAAAAATAAGAGATTGTCACAGGAAGAAGTGGCAGATTTTCTCCATATCTCACAATCAGCATATGCCAGAATGGAAAGTGGCGAAAGCAGTTCATGGGCGAATCATATTTTAAGCATCTGCGAAATTTTTGGGATAATTCCCGAAGATTTATTGAAAGTAGAACATAAAAAACAGGGTATGAATGGAGAAGGTTCCGCTACTACCACCGCTCATTTATCAGGCAAAATAATTGAGGAATACGAAGAACGTATAAAAGAGTTGAGGCAAACCATTCGCGATTTGAAGAAGGTGTAG
- a CDS encoding aspartate kinase, with the protein MRVFKFGGASVKDAEGIKNVYDVLQKVGYEDVILVVSAMGKTTNALEVVIKNYFDKSSELSSSVQEIKKYHNQILLDLFENEEHAVFTAVKALFSELEYFLAHNKSPNYNFVYDQIVSFGELISTTILSHFMNFRGIQTQWLDVRNFIKTNANYRDAEVDWEVTQQNISKNVPRKVLNITQGFLGADENNFTTTLGREGSDYTAGIFAYCLNAESVTIWKDVPGVMNADPRYFENASLLNQISYREAIELAFYGATVIHPKTLQPLQKKEIPLYVKSFVNPLLKGTCVSKGVDLEPQYPCFIVKREQLLISLSSIDFSFIMEENISEIFALFHQFKIKVNLIQNSAISFSVCVEDKFGNFNELNAILSKKFKVEFSENVTLYTIRHFTEQAAQTVEENKEVLLKQVSRETMQIVTKEIN; encoded by the coding sequence ATGAGAGTATTTAAATTTGGCGGAGCATCGGTTAAAGATGCCGAAGGAATTAAAAACGTATACGACGTTTTACAAAAAGTAGGTTATGAAGATGTGATTTTAGTAGTTTCCGCAATGGGAAAAACGACAAATGCTCTTGAAGTAGTAATCAAAAATTATTTTGATAAATCATCAGAACTGAGTTCATCAGTACAGGAAATAAAGAAATACCACAATCAGATTTTACTGGATTTGTTTGAGAATGAAGAGCATGCTGTTTTTACTGCTGTAAAAGCGTTATTTTCTGAATTGGAATATTTCCTGGCGCACAATAAATCTCCAAACTATAATTTTGTTTACGATCAGATTGTGAGTTTTGGAGAATTGATTTCAACGACTATCTTAAGTCATTTTATGAATTTTAGGGGCATTCAGACGCAGTGGCTTGATGTTCGAAATTTCATCAAAACCAATGCAAACTACCGCGATGCCGAGGTAGACTGGGAAGTGACACAACAAAACATCAGTAAAAATGTTCCTCGTAAGGTTTTAAACATTACTCAGGGATTCTTAGGTGCCGATGAAAATAACTTTACTACCACTTTAGGCCGTGAGGGTTCTGACTACACTGCCGGAATTTTCGCTTACTGCCTGAATGCCGAAAGTGTTACAATTTGGAAAGACGTTCCGGGAGTTATGAATGCCGATCCGCGTTATTTTGAAAATGCGAGTTTATTAAATCAGATTTCCTATCGTGAAGCGATCGAACTGGCTTTCTACGGAGCTACTGTAATTCACCCAAAAACATTACAGCCTTTACAGAAAAAAGAAATTCCGTTGTACGTAAAATCTTTTGTTAATCCGCTTTTAAAAGGAACCTGCGTTTCTAAAGGAGTTGATTTGGAGCCGCAATATCCTTGTTTTATTGTAAAAAGAGAGCAGCTTTTAATTTCTCTTTCTTCGATTGATTTTTCTTTCATTATGGAAGAGAATATCAGTGAGATTTTTGCTTTGTTTCACCAATTCAAAATAAAAGTAAATCTGATTCAGAACTCTGCCATTAGTTTTTCGGTTTGTGTAGAAGATAAATTCGGAAACTTCAATGAACTGAATGCCATTCTTTCAAAAAAGTTCAAAGTAGAATTTAGCGAAAATGTAACTTTATACACCATTCGTCATTTTACGGAACAAGCAGCGCAAACGGTAGAGGAAAACAAAGAAGTTTTACTGAAACAAGTGAGCCGCGAAACGATGCAAATCGTTACTAAAGAGATTAACTAA
- a CDS encoding N-acetyltransferase family protein — MNIRKGNPEDMKSVLGLIQELAIFEKEPNAVVITEADLIRDGFGEKPLFHVFVAEIDTEENHKEIVGIALYYYKYSTWKGKAIHLEDLIVKEKMRGTGLGSALYAEIIKQGKRDKVLRIDWNVLDWNTPAVKFYENSGAKILEDWRVVQMDETGINSFLEKL, encoded by the coding sequence ATGAATATTAGAAAAGGGAATCCTGAAGACATGAAATCGGTTCTGGGATTAATACAGGAGTTGGCAATATTCGAAAAAGAACCAAATGCTGTCGTGATTACAGAGGCAGATTTAATACGTGACGGTTTTGGTGAAAAACCATTGTTTCATGTGTTTGTTGCAGAAATTGATACTGAGGAAAATCATAAAGAAATTGTTGGAATTGCCTTATACTATTACAAATACTCGACCTGGAAAGGAAAAGCGATACATCTTGAAGATCTCATTGTTAAAGAAAAGATGAGAGGTACAGGTTTAGGATCTGCACTTTATGCCGAAATCATAAAACAGGGAAAGCGGGATAAAGTTCTCAGAATCGATTGGAATGTTTTGGACTGGAATACTCCTGCTGTAAAGTTCTACGAGAATTCGGGGGCAAAAATCCTTGAAGACTGGAGAGTTGTTCAAATGGACGAAACGGGGATTAATTCGTTTTTAGAAAAATTATAA
- a CDS encoding FAD-dependent oxidoreductase, whose product MFDVLIIGGGVSGMSCALVLGSAKKKSFVTDKKIGIFTHQKNSSLQEAIFYNAYGITPGKLGSDLLVESTQDLAKTYPHITQIENEKVVKVEGSYPDFIVTTNKNSYKTKSIVIGIGSANTFDIEGLMQYIEPHQKALPEKKRIQLKNDDHKVAEGIYVIGTLAGWRSQLAIAAGSGAAVATDILTLWNNGVQTHAHDSIR is encoded by the coding sequence ATGTTTGACGTTTTAATTATTGGCGGAGGTGTTTCAGGCATGTCCTGCGCTCTTGTATTGGGATCGGCCAAAAAGAAATCTTTTGTAACCGATAAAAAAATCGGAATTTTTACACATCAAAAAAACTCTTCTCTACAGGAAGCCATTTTTTACAACGCTTATGGCATTACACCCGGTAAACTGGGATCTGATTTACTGGTGGAAAGTACACAGGATTTAGCCAAAACTTATCCGCATATCACTCAGATAGAAAACGAGAAAGTAGTTAAAGTTGAAGGCTCCTATCCGGACTTCATCGTAACTACCAACAAAAACTCCTATAAAACAAAAAGTATCGTAATCGGTATTGGTTCGGCGAATACTTTTGACATCGAGGGCTTGATGCAATATATCGAGCCACACCAAAAAGCACTTCCAGAAAAAAAACGCATTCAGCTTAAAAACGACGACCATAAGGTTGCCGAAGGCATTTATGTTATAGGAACTCTGGCGGGCTGGAGAAGTCAATTAGCTATCGCTGCCGGAAGTGGTGCTGCCGTAGCAACTGACATCCTAACTTTATGGAACAACGGCGTACAAACGCATGCACACGACAGTATCCGATAA
- a CDS encoding helix-turn-helix domain-containing protein has translation MREKVVMMNKIIGEKLKMLRKAKNMSQEEVADSLRISPSAYARMERGESTSWAAHFNRICEVFEITPEELVREEIGVKTYESLMNLDQLIDYSVLSVYRKIIRKYELEIEDLKSIIKHLNKGQE, from the coding sequence ATGCGCGAAAAAGTAGTGATGATGAACAAGATTATAGGAGAAAAATTAAAGATGCTGCGTAAAGCAAAAAATATGTCACAGGAAGAAGTGGCTGACAGTCTTCGTATATCACCATCGGCTTATGCAAGAATGGAACGTGGAGAAAGTACTTCATGGGCCGCTCATTTTAATAGAATTTGCGAGGTTTTTGAGATAACTCCTGAAGAATTGGTAAGAGAAGAGATAGGGGTTAAAACTTATGAAAGTTTGATGAATCTTGATCAATTGATAGACTATTCTGTGCTTAGTGTTTATCGAAAGATTATCAGGAAATATGAATTAGAGATTGAAGATCTTAAAAGTATAATTAAACATTTGAATAAAGGACAGGAATAA
- a CDS encoding TerB family tellurite resistance protein: MSFSDLFDSEFKQRNKGHFSAIVRVALADGIVHPEEKNFLDKLAARLEISEAEYEEILNDPLKYPINPPYLHVQRLERLYDLTRMVHVDHHLEDQQEVMLRKLGIALGFTPSNVNYIISKALSLVDKKVDGDTFVYEMQHMHK; encoded by the coding sequence ATGTCATTTTCAGATTTATTTGATAGCGAATTTAAACAAAGAAACAAAGGTCACTTTTCTGCTATTGTTCGTGTAGCACTAGCTGACGGAATTGTACATCCTGAAGAAAAAAATTTCCTGGACAAATTGGCTGCACGTTTAGAAATTTCAGAAGCTGAATACGAAGAAATTCTTAACGACCCTTTAAAATACCCTATCAATCCTCCTTATTTGCACGTACAGCGTCTAGAGCGTTTGTATGATTTAACAAGAATGGTACACGTAGATCACCATCTTGAAGACCAACAAGAAGTGATGTTACGAAAATTAGGTATCGCTTTAGGTTTTACACCAAGTAACGTAAACTATATCATTTCTAAAGCATTATCATTAGTTGACAAAAAAGTAGACGGTGATACTTTTGTTTACGAAATGCAACACATGCATAAATAG
- the fbp gene encoding class 1 fructose-bisphosphatase, producing MEERNKTLGEFIIENQKAFQYSSGELSRIINSIRLAAKVVNYKVNKAGLVDIIGAAGEQNIQGEDQQKLDVYANEVFIQTLINREIVCGIASEENDDFITVQGSDNSHNNKYVILMDPLDGSSNIDVNVSLGTIFSVFRRITPIGTPVTSEDFLQPGVNQVAAGYVIYGTSTMLVYTTGHGVNGFTLNPAIGTFYLSHPNMKFPQNGNIYSVNEGNYVHFPQGVKNYIKYCQREEEDRPYTSRYIGSLVSDFHRNMIKGGIYIYPTSSKAPKGKLRLLYECNPMAFIAEQAGGKATDGFGRIMEIKPTELHQRVPFFCGSYNMVEKAEEFMAEGN from the coding sequence ATGGAAGAACGCAATAAAACACTGGGAGAGTTTATTATTGAGAACCAAAAAGCATTTCAATATTCGTCGGGGGAGCTTTCCCGAATTATTAATTCTATACGTTTAGCGGCCAAGGTCGTAAACTATAAAGTAAACAAAGCTGGATTAGTAGATATCATTGGCGCGGCAGGCGAGCAGAATATCCAGGGTGAAGACCAGCAAAAATTAGATGTATATGCAAACGAAGTATTTATTCAGACGTTAATTAACCGTGAGATTGTCTGTGGTATTGCTTCAGAAGAAAACGACGATTTTATTACTGTTCAGGGGAGCGACAACAGTCATAATAACAAGTACGTGATCTTAATGGATCCGCTGGACGGATCTTCAAACATAGATGTGAATGTATCTTTAGGAACCATTTTTTCGGTTTTCAGAAGAATTACACCTATCGGAACTCCGGTTACAAGCGAGGATTTTTTACAGCCGGGAGTAAATCAGGTAGCAGCAGGATATGTAATCTATGGAACATCAACCATGTTGGTATACACAACAGGGCATGGCGTAAACGGATTTACTTTAAACCCTGCGATTGGAACTTTCTATCTTTCACATCCTAATATGAAATTTCCGCAAAATGGAAATATTTATTCCGTAAATGAAGGAAATTATGTTCACTTTCCACAGGGAGTGAAAAATTATATCAAATATTGTCAGAGAGAAGAAGAAGACAGACCTTATACTTCAAGATATATAGGAAGTTTAGTTTCTGATTTTCACCGAAATATGATTAAAGGAGGAATTTATATTTATCCAACAAGTTCAAAAGCACCAAAAGGGAAGCTGCGACTATTGTACGAATGTAATCCTATGGCTTTTATAGCAGAACAGGCAGGAGGAAAAGCAACGGATGGTTTTGGAAGAATTATGGAGATAAAACCAACTGAATTGCACCAAAGAGTTCCGTTTTTCTGTGGAAGCTACAACATGGTCGAAAAAGCAGAAGAGTTTATGGCAGAGGGCAATTAG
- a CDS encoding S41 family peptidase, which produces MKFNSKYLPLVIGATLALGIVLGSLMNAPADDQLLAKNYSKTKLNKLIDFINNEYVDSINTDSIVNLTVDNILSKLDPHSVYIPPTEQAEVAESMKGDFVGIGINFYMYKDSVAIIKPIENGPSAKAGIKSGDRILFAGKTKLFGRRLSSDILFSKLKGLKGSEIELTVFRRSEQKKLKFKVKRDIIPIKSVDASLLFGNNAGYIKINRFAETTFNEFKSGLDRLKQKGIESLVIDLRDNGGGYMEEAIAIADEFLKDKQLIVFTKNKNGTTEKTYATKAGSFETGKVYVLINENSASASEILAGALQDNDRGTIVGRRSFGKGLVQREMDFNDGSAVRLTVARYYTPTGRSIQKPYKKGNEDYFKESEARIKSGELYAKDSIKVADSLKFKTPKGKIVYGGGGIVPDVFVPIEAEHGNENVAYLMQTGIVGHFVFEELDKNRTVFAGLHFNEFLAKMKSSDLYFKKFKTYVLLTGLDLKFDKTKALVNRYITAEFARQLYGELYYYDVILKEDAMIKAVLKPNK; this is translated from the coding sequence ATGAAATTTAATTCAAAATATTTACCGCTTGTTATCGGAGCGACTTTAGCTCTGGGTATCGTTCTCGGAAGCCTGATGAATGCTCCCGCGGATGATCAGCTTTTGGCTAAAAATTACTCCAAAACCAAACTGAATAAGCTGATCGATTTTATCAATAATGAATATGTCGACAGTATCAACACCGACTCCATTGTAAATCTTACGGTCGATAATATTTTATCAAAATTAGACCCTCATTCCGTTTATATTCCGCCAACAGAACAAGCCGAAGTGGCCGAAAGTATGAAAGGGGATTTCGTTGGGATCGGGATTAATTTTTACATGTATAAAGATTCTGTTGCCATTATAAAACCAATTGAAAATGGACCTTCGGCAAAAGCAGGAATAAAGTCCGGGGATCGCATTCTATTTGCCGGAAAAACCAAATTGTTCGGGCGCAGATTGTCTTCGGATATCTTATTTTCTAAGTTAAAAGGATTAAAAGGATCTGAGATTGAACTGACTGTTTTTAGAAGATCAGAACAAAAGAAACTTAAGTTTAAAGTAAAAAGAGATATTATTCCAATCAAAAGCGTCGATGCTTCCTTGCTGTTCGGGAATAATGCCGGATATATCAAAATCAATCGTTTTGCCGAAACAACTTTTAATGAGTTTAAGAGTGGTTTGGATCGATTGAAGCAAAAAGGAATCGAGTCACTGGTGATCGACCTTCGTGACAATGGCGGAGGCTATATGGAAGAAGCCATTGCCATTGCAGATGAATTTTTAAAAGACAAACAGCTCATCGTTTTTACTAAAAATAAAAACGGTACAACCGAGAAGACTTACGCGACCAAAGCAGGTAGTTTTGAAACCGGTAAAGTGTATGTACTGATTAATGAAAATAGTGCATCGGCCAGTGAAATTCTAGCAGGAGCATTGCAGGATAACGACCGTGGGACCATTGTAGGCAGACGTTCATTCGGAAAAGGTCTGGTACAGCGTGAAATGGATTTCAATGACGGATCGGCAGTGAGACTGACCGTGGCTCGTTATTATACTCCAACCGGAAGATCGATTCAGAAGCCTTATAAAAAAGGAAATGAAGACTATTTTAAGGAATCCGAAGCCCGTATAAAATCAGGCGAACTTTATGCAAAAGACAGTATAAAAGTAGCCGATTCTTTGAAGTTTAAAACGCCAAAAGGTAAAATTGTATATGGCGGTGGCGGAATTGTTCCTGATGTTTTTGTGCCAATAGAGGCGGAGCATGGGAACGAGAATGTGGCCTACCTGATGCAAACCGGAATTGTGGGGCATTTCGTTTTTGAAGAATTGGATAAAAACAGAACTGTATTTGCCGGACTCCATTTTAATGAGTTTTTAGCAAAGATGAAGAGTTCTGATCTGTATTTTAAAAAGTTCAAAACCTATGTGTTGTTAACTGGTTTAGACTTGAAATTTGATAAAACCAAAGCGTTGGTAAATCGATATATCACTGCTGAGTTTGCCAGACAATTGTACGGCGAACTGTATTACTACGATGTTATTTTAAAAGAAGATGCCATGATCAAGGCTGTTTTGAAACCAAACAAGTAA
- a CDS encoding ribonucleotide-diphosphate reductase subunit beta, protein MLQVEPILQENKNRFVIFPIKHHDIWEWYKKMEASFWTAEEIDLHQDLTDWNNKLSDDERYFIKHILAFFAASDGIVNENLAENFVNEVQYAEAKFFYGFQIMMENIHSETYSLLIDTYVKDEAEKAELFNALEVFPAIGKKAEWALKWIESDSFAERLIAFAAVEGIFFSGAFCSIYWLKKRGLMPGLTFSNELISRDEGVHCDFAVHLHNHHLINKVPKDRIKEIIVDALNIEREFVTESLPVSLIGMNAALMTQYLEFVADRLLVELGCERVYGSANPFDFMDMISLQGKTNFFEKRVAEYQKSGVMNTDSDAQKISFDADF, encoded by the coding sequence ATGTTACAAGTCGAGCCAATATTACAAGAAAACAAAAATCGTTTCGTTATTTTCCCAATAAAACACCATGATATTTGGGAATGGTACAAAAAGATGGAGGCTAGTTTCTGGACTGCCGAAGAAATCGATTTACACCAGGACTTGACTGACTGGAATAATAAATTAAGCGACGACGAAAGATACTTTATCAAACACATTTTAGCTTTTTTTGCAGCTTCTGACGGAATTGTAAATGAAAACCTTGCAGAGAACTTCGTAAATGAAGTTCAGTATGCCGAAGCTAAATTTTTCTATGGTTTCCAAATCATGATGGAGAATATTCACAGTGAGACTTATTCTTTATTAATTGATACCTATGTAAAAGATGAAGCAGAGAAAGCGGAATTGTTTAATGCTTTAGAAGTTTTTCCTGCAATTGGTAAAAAAGCAGAATGGGCTTTAAAATGGATCGAATCAGATTCGTTTGCTGAAAGACTAATTGCTTTTGCAGCAGTAGAGGGGATCTTTTTCTCAGGTGCTTTCTGTTCTATTTATTGGTTGAAAAAACGTGGTTTAATGCCAGGTTTAACTTTTTCGAATGAATTGATTTCGCGTGACGAAGGTGTACACTGTGATTTTGCAGTGCACTTACACAATCATCACCTGATTAATAAAGTGCCAAAAGACAGAATTAAAGAAATCATCGTTGATGCTTTAAATATCGAAAGAGAGTTTGTAACAGAATCTCTTCCGGTAAGTTTAATAGGAATGAATGCTGCTTTAATGACGCAATATTTAGAGTTTGTTGCGGATAGATTATTAGTAGAATTAGGTTGCGAGCGTGTGTATGGATCAGCGAATCCGTTTGATTTCATGGACATGATCTCTCTTCAGGGAAAAACTAATTTCTTTGAAAAACGTGTTGCGGAGTATCAAAAATCAGGTGTGATGAACACAGATAGTGATGCTCAGAAAATTTCATTTGATGCAGATTTTTAG
- a CDS encoding nuclear transport factor 2 family protein, with translation MKIETIVNAEIELLTAVKSADVPTLEKMLHDDLLFNLPDGQTITKEFDLNSYRSGKMQIDALEASDQTINIIDNSAVVAVTILLKGSFNHNPFNGTFRYIRVWKQFDENLKVIAGSCIQLQ, from the coding sequence ATGAAAATAGAAACTATTGTAAATGCTGAGATTGAATTATTAACGGCCGTGAAAAGTGCTGATGTTCCAACTTTGGAAAAGATGCTGCACGACGATTTACTTTTTAATTTACCGGACGGGCAAACCATTACGAAAGAGTTTGATTTAAATTCGTATCGCTCGGGTAAGATGCAAATAGATGCATTAGAAGCTTCAGATCAGACTATAAACATAATTGATAACTCGGCTGTAGTTGCGGTAACAATTTTATTAAAAGGAAGTTTTAATCATAATCCCTTTAATGGAACTTTCCGATACATCAGGGTTTGGAAACAGTTTGATGAAAATCTGAAAGTAATTGCCGGCAGCTGTATTCAGTTGCAGTAA
- a CDS encoding DUF5808 domain-containing protein: protein MDFSSKPTKETQNNWRRDPNHWIWVIFYYNPQDKRLFPPKKIKQLGWTVNFANPNSICIAIAIIAVLLIFTRNP, encoded by the coding sequence ATGGATTTCAGTTCTAAACCTACAAAAGAAACCCAAAACAACTGGCGCCGTGATCCAAACCATTGGATTTGGGTAATTTTCTATTACAATCCTCAGGATAAGAGACTGTTCCCTCCAAAAAAGATCAAACAGCTTGGGTGGACCGTAAATTTTGCAAACCCAAATTCAATATGCATCGCCATAGCAATAATCGCTGTATTACTAATTTTCACAAGAAACCCTTAG
- a CDS encoding HupE/UreJ family protein: MSEFWIYFQIGLKHVLDINAYDHVLFLIALTTPYLFKDWKRILLLVSVFTVGHTMALLLSVYGIIAIKVNTVEFLIPITILITAVFNLLTAGKNSKNDGLNVVFFVTLFFGIIHGLGFSNYFKTILGGSPGSKLLPLGEFALGIEAAQLVVVFVVLILSYIVQTIFRFSKRDWALVMSAFVIGVVVPMIIESPIWNR; the protein is encoded by the coding sequence ATGTCAGAATTTTGGATTTATTTTCAAATAGGATTAAAGCATGTTTTAGATATTAACGCTTACGATCACGTTCTTTTTTTAATTGCATTAACAACCCCTTATTTGTTCAAAGACTGGAAACGTATTTTGCTTCTCGTTTCTGTTTTTACAGTTGGTCATACAATGGCTTTATTGCTTTCCGTTTACGGAATTATTGCGATAAAAGTGAATACTGTTGAGTTTTTAATTCCCATAACGATTTTAATTACTGCAGTTTTTAATCTCTTAACAGCCGGAAAGAACTCTAAGAATGATGGTTTGAATGTAGTGTTTTTTGTGACCTTGTTTTTTGGAATTATACACGGACTTGGATTCTCGAATTATTTCAAAACAATTTTAGGAGGGTCACCCGGTTCAAAATTACTACCTTTAGGAGAATTTGCATTAGGAATTGAAGCAGCACAGCTGGTGGTGGTTTTTGTAGTTTTGATACTATCTTATATCGTGCAGACTATATTTCGTTTTTCAAAACGTGATTGGGCACTTGTAATGTCGGCTTTCGTTATCGGAGTAGTTGTGCCGATGATTATTGAAAGCCCAATTTGGAACAGATAA
- a CDS encoding MarC family protein — MLEIDFKEIITVGMVLFAVIDIVGSIPIILNLRAKVGHIESEKASIVAGLIMITFLFVGEGFLHLIGIDVHSFAVAGSFVLFFLALEMILGIRIYRDEEPGSASIVPLAFPLIAGAGTMTTLLSLRSQFHTINIIIAILLNIILVYVVLKSSKKIENLLGENGLGVVRKTFGVILLAIAVKLFAANVKGLFV, encoded by the coding sequence ATGTTAGAAATTGATTTTAAGGAAATTATCACCGTTGGAATGGTACTTTTTGCCGTAATCGATATTGTAGGGTCAATTCCGATTATATTAAATTTAAGAGCAAAAGTTGGCCATATTGAATCTGAAAAAGCTTCTATTGTAGCCGGTCTGATTATGATCACTTTTCTATTTGTCGGAGAAGGTTTTCTGCATCTTATTGGTATTGACGTGCATTCTTTTGCTGTTGCAGGTTCATTTGTATTGTTCTTCCTGGCTTTAGAAATGATTTTAGGAATCCGAATTTATCGTGATGAAGAACCAGGTTCGGCCTCGATTGTTCCTTTGGCCTTTCCTTTAATTGCGGGTGCCGGTACTATGACTACTTTATTATCATTACGCTCTCAGTTTCACACCATTAACATTATCATTGCCATTTTACTAAACATTATTCTGGTTTACGTTGTTTTGAAATCTTCTAAAAAAATAGAAAATTTATTAGGAGAAAACGGACTTGGCGTCGTTCGCAAGACATTTGGAGTAATCCTTTTAGCAATTGCTGTTAAATTATTTGCTGCTAATGTTAAAGGTTTGTTTGTCTAA